CCGGGGACTGCTCGACCGCCTGGCCTCCACCAATCAGGCCGCCCTGTGGGAACTGGATCCTACCTGGAGGCAACTGGCCGGATGGCTTTATTACCCCCGCGCGCTGGCCTCCTACTATCTCTACTTGCCCCTGCTGCTGGCGCTGCTGGTGGGCGGACTGTTGTGGTGGAGGGGCCTCCGCAATGGTTCTCGTCACTGGATGGAGGCCCATCGCCGCCCCTGCGGACCGACCGTGGTCCTCTTTCTGGCCGTGACCCTGGCGGGCGGCGGCGCGATTTTGAGCTGGACGGCGGCCAAGGACCCCCGCTACATCATGCCCCTGGTGCCGCTGGTGGCCTTGCTGCTGGTCTTCTTCTGGAGCGACCGCAGACGCGCCGTGTGGGTCCTGCTGGCTGTGGCCGGATTGCAGTTCCTTTCCGTCTCCTTCAGCCTTCCCGGCGGACCCTACAAGCTGGCCCTCTTCGAGTTCGATCCCCCCGAGGACTACCGCACCCTCTCCCAGGAGTGGGTGCTTTACCAGTCCCAGTACTTCGACGTGGCCGGTCCTCCTTCGCGCCAGGACTGGGGGTATCAGGCCCTGTTGGAACGTCTGCCCGAAGGGGCGACGGTGGGATTCATTCCCGACGCGCCGCGCCTTCACGCCAACGGACTGATCCTGAGGGCGGCTCAGCAGAGGCGGGGCCTGCGCGTCCGCAACCTGGGATCGAGTCCGCTCTCCATGCAGCAGCTCTCGCGTTACAGCCACGTGGTGGGCAAGACGGGCGATCAGGGACTGGAGCCGTTGACGCCGAGCGCCGCTCAAATCTACCGCTTGCTGGCGGCGCTGGGCTGGCGTGCCCAATGGCGCTACCCGTTGCCCGACGGCACTGATCTGCAATTGTGGCGTCCGCCGAGCGATTGATGAGCCGTCGGGTGGGTTATCCTAGAGGAATGGCGAAGACGGCGGCATGGCTGCGGGAAGAGGAGCGCCTGGCCCGCGAGTTCCCCATTTCGGTAGTGATTCCCGCTTATGGGCGTCCGCGCTTGTTGGCCCGCTGCCTGAAAGCGCTGCTGGGCGGGGGACTGAGCAACGCCGAGGTGATCGTGGTGGACGACGCCTCTCCTCAAGACCTGCGCAGCCGCCTGCAGGACGATCTCCCTGAGGACGCCCCTCTGCGCTGGCTCAGGCTGGGGCGCAACAGCGGACCTGCCCAGGCCCGCAACCGGGGACTGGAAGCGGCCCGCCATCCCTGGATCTTCTTCCTCGACGCCGACGTTCAATTGCTGCCCGGCGCGCTGCCGCGCATTCGCCAGAGCCTCGATCTCTACCGCCACCGCTCCGAAGTGGCGGGGGTGCTGGGCGTCTATCACGAGAAGCTGCCCTGGGACGACTTCTGGAGCAACTACAAGAATCTCTCGGTGTGTTTTCTCTACGCCGTCACCGACACCCTCAGTCCCTACCTGCATACGCCGCTCTTCACCGTCCGCCGCCGGGTGCTGGTAGAGGCGGGGGGATTCGACGCCCGGTTCGCCACCGCCGAGGACTTCCGCCTGGGCGTCCTGCTGGGAAGCCGGGGACAGCGTTTCGTCATCGACCGCAATCTCAAGGGCGTCCACCTGAAGCGTTACGACTTGGGCGCCATCCTGGCTGAGGACCGCCGAAGGCTCAACGACCTGCGCCAGCTCGACCTGCCGCCTCAAAGCCGCCTCTTCGCCCTGCGCGCCCACCGCCTCTCGCGCCTCCTCTCGGCTCTGCTGCCGGCCCCCTCGCTGCTGGCCCTGCCGGCTGCGCTCTGGTGGCCCCCCCTGTTGGCGGTCTCGGCGCTGATGCTGGTGCTCTTCGGGCTGGCCAACCTGCGTTTTTTCAACTACATGCGCCGGCAGCGCGGCTGGGGATTCGCTTTGCGTTCGCTGGGATTCCTCTTCCTGGAGATGCTGTGGGCCCAATGGTGCATCCTGCCCGGACTTTTAGGAAAGATCCTGCGCAAGTTGAGCCGCCTGGCCACGGGCCGTCCTCTCTCCAAACAAGCCCGCTCGCGCTGATGCCGGCAAGGTCTGTCGCACCAACACCGCACTAACCCCTTGACAGGTGAAACAAAGGTGAGTAAGATAGTATGTCTACACCATTTATGCGCTTCGGCTTGTTCCGTTGGCAAGCCGGATGCCGGGCCTGGAAGTCGAAGGGAATGAGAGGCAGGCTCGGGCTTTCTAAGCGGGGTGAACCGCAAGCGGAATTCAACGATTCAAGGAGGTCGTTATGTCCGCTGCACAACACTCATCCCCTGCGCCGCAGGATCCATCGTCTTCGCCTTTGCCGGGAACCCAGTCGTCCCCGGCGGGGGGAGGAGATGGGGAAGACGGGAGGCTCTACTGCCTCACCGAAGAAGAATGGAGGGAATTGCATGAGGTGGCCATGTCGTTTCATGGCGTCATGAGCTTGCTCAAGCAGCACGGTTTCGACAATTCCACGGGAGCCGAGGAGTTGCTGGGCATGTCCCACCGCCGCTTTGAAAGCCTGCTGGCCTCCATTCGCCGCCGGCTGGAAGACGACTGATAGCGGGCTTCGCCAACTCTTTGGCCTTCAAGACTCACTTGGAAGTTGGTCACTTGGAGGCTGGGAGTTGGCGCGTTCAGCGCCCAAGCCTTGTCCGGTGGAGGTGGGATTGCGTCTCTCCACCGGGCAGGCGGACTCGGATGAGCCAGTCGATGGCGCTGCCTTCGGGCAGGCCGCGCAGTTGACTCTCGGGAACGGTGTGGAAGGGCCGGCTGATATCCTGGGCTTGACTGAGGACCCGAAAGTCGCCTTGGCCCAGCCGCACGGAGACGTCGTAGCGGGCCTCCTCCACCGCCACTTGCCACCTCAGCGTGAAGTCGTCGGCGGGCAACGCCGCCTCTTCCTGCACGGAGAACTCGATGGCCGGTTGTCCGCGTCCGCGCAGGGCCGGAGTTTGGCCTTCCGTCCACAGGCCCTGCCAGAGCGTCAGCCCCAGCGCCCCCGCCAGCAGTCCGGCGGCGATGCCCATCCAGGGCCGTCGCAGCAGGGATGATCTGACTTGAGAGGGCAAGGACTGCTGTAAGCCGGCCTGCATCTGCAGGGCCAGGCCGTATTCCAGCCGGCATTGGGGACACTCGGCCAAGTGGTCGACCAGCTTGCTCGTCCGCGAAGGCGAAAGCTGGCCGGCTGCCCCTTCCCACAGCCGCTCCGCCGACGGGCAATCGTGGGAGGGCAGGGAAGGCGGCTGAGAGCGGGCGCAGCTTTCCTGGATACGCTGCAGGAATTCATCCAGGCTGCGTCCGTCCTCGCTGCTTTCGTCTAGGGCTTCAGGCCCTTCGACTTCAGGCATTCTCTCAAGTTCTCCAATCCCCGATAGACCAAGTTCTCGGTGCGCTTGACTTCCCAGCCCAGGCGCTCGGCCGCTTCAGGAACCGTGTGCCCCAACAGCCTCATCACAACGGCTCGCCGCCGCGGACGAATCAAGGTCTTCAGACACTCCTGCAATCCCCGGCTGATCTCCACCGAACGGGTGGACTGTTCGGGTGAAATCACCGCTGCGGGAAGAGGCATGGCGGTGCCTTCTTCATTTTCCAGCGGGACCTCTTGGCGCCGCCGCAGTTTGCGGATCTTGTCGACCATGGCGCTGTGAGCGACCTTAGAGAGGTAAGCGGGCCTGAACTCGCGCTGTCCCTCGCTGCGGCGTTGGATGTCCATAACGCGCATGAGCGCGGCTTGAATGATGTCGTCGCTCTTGTCCAAAAGCCAGGTCGGGCACACGCGCAGAACGGCCCGCCGCAGGCTTTCTCGCAGTTCTGCGTATTCTTCTTCCTCGTGTTCTCGGGGTATACGGCGGCCCGAATTGGTCAAGGGGAGATTCTCCTAGCTGAGCGAATTGCAGGGAAACCGGCTTCTCCTCAATAAACCCGCAGCATTCTAGCACAGTAACAAATAGCCCCTCCAAGGCGATGCGTCACTTGTCCGATGAAGGCGCAGGGGACGGTTGATCCGCCGGCTGGAACACGCTTTCGGCGACTGGCAGGGGGGCCAGAGTGGCCACGTCGTCGGGAAACTCGACCCCCGGCCGGTCGTTTTGACGCAGTCCCAAGACGGCCACCGGTCGATCGGAACGGATGAGCAGAAGTCCCTGTAGATTTTCAGCCGGAGAAGGCGTGGACTGGTCGAAGAGTTCCTCCAGAAAAGCGGCCCGTTGTTCTCCGTCGGCCAAGGCAAGGGTGGTCTGCGCCAGCAGTTGAAAGTCGAGGCCGCGCAGCTCCAGCGACACCTCGGCGGCCAGGGACGGCACCTGCGGCGTGGAGAAGCTGTCGCCCTGGCTGGCGATGACCTCAGGCGGGTTGAGGATGGCGACTCCGGTTTGGCGCCCACCCAGCGAGTCGACAAAGAGGGTGGCCTCTTGCAAGGAGCGGGTGGCGGGTATGCCAGCCTCGTAGAGAATGACCTCCTGTCGGGCGTCGCTGCGGCGAAAGACCAGGACCGTTTCAACCGAGGGAAGCGCTACCAGGCGCGCGTAGCCGGTCTGCAGGGAAGAATCTCGGGCGTCACCCGAGCCGTCGCTTTGGACGGTAAAAGTGCCTCCCTCGGCCAAGGCGATGTCGAGCTGCGACTCTCGACCGATCTCCTGAAGCAGCAAGGGCATGGCCTCCGACGAGGCTTGGCGCAGATCCAGCCGCGCTGTTTGCTGGCCGCCCGTGTTGAGCAGGTTGATTTCGGTTTGAAAGCGGATGGGATGAGGCGTCCCGTCGCCGACCTGGGGAAAGAAACGTATCCGGGGAGCGTCGTCGGCCCTTCCCGATGCCAGGTCTTGGACGGTGATCACTCCGTTTTGTCGGGAGTCGGCGTCGAATGTTCCCCCGTCGATCAGCGCCAGGAAGATGCTGTGGGTTCCGATCTCGGCTCCCTCCTGTCCGGCGGGACGGGGAAAGGGAAGTTGCGTCCGCGGTCCGCCATCCTGGCTGAAGAGGAAGGCCTGATTGCCCAGGTTGCGGTCGCTGATGACAAAAACGCCGCTTTGCCCGGCTCCTCCGACACTGGCCGGCGGGTCCAAATCGACGAGGGAAAAGTCGAAGGACCCCATTGGGCTGTCCACCCCGTTGAGTTGCCGCAGGTCCAACTGGGAATCATCTTGCGCCGCCACCAGGGCCAGGGCGGCACCCTGGGTGACCAGGGTGACCGGGATGTCCTCCGCCGTGCGCAGCGAGGCCACCCGAGATTGCAGGCGGTCGGCCACGGCGTCGCCGTTGCCGTCGCCCTGGGGCCAGGCGGCGTCCTCTTGCGAGTCGGGCACTCCGTCTCCGTCCCCGTCGTCCGGCTGGGCCACGGCGACCGCTTGCAGGCTCTCGTTGTCGGGCAGGAAGGCGTCGAAATCGGCCTCCAGCAGAACTCGGTTGAGCAATAGGCCTGAGGCCTGGGGCGAGACCTGCAGCGTCAGATCGAGCCGCTCGGGTTCTTGCGGGTCGGGGGCGTCGATAGACTGTGAACTCTGGCACAGCACGGGATTGTTCGGGGTGCAGGACCACCCGCCGCTCTGAGTGGAGACGAATTCCAGTCCCGGAGGAAGTTCGGCCGTGACCAGGGCCACCACGTCCCGGGCTGTCTGGCCGCTCAGCCTTATGGCCAGTTGGGTCTGCTGGCCGGGCCTCAGCGGATGCTCGAGGCGAGCCTGCACCGAGAGATTGACGGGCTCCTGCACTGGCGTCTGCAAAGTCAGGGAGTCGTTGTCGGGATTGTCGTCTTCAGGAGAGTCGAGGAGGAAAGAGGCTTCCACCGGGGAGAGGACTTCGGGCTCCAGCATCACGCTCAGCTTCAAAGTCCTTTCAGCGTCGGGAATCAGAGGCGGCCCCAACGAGCACTGGGCCGAGGAGGCGCTCAGTTGGCACGCCCAGTTGACGCCGTCGGCCGCCAGCGGCGTGACGCCCTCTGTGAACTCGGCCGTCAGAGCCACAGGCTGCAGAGTGGCGGCTTGGCCGTGATTGCGCACGACGAGCAAGTAGGCCGCCTCGATCCCCGGCAGAAAGGGCAAGTCGGCCTCTCCCGCCAGCGACAGGTCCACTTGGCCCAGGACGCTAGCGGTATCGCTGTCGCTGTTGTTGGCAGGATTGACGTCGTCATCCGTGTCCACGCTGGCTCTATTGATTACTCGAGGAATGGCCGAGAGCTGGACGTCGACGAAGATCCGGACCAGCGAGGTTTCGCCGGGCCCCAAGGCAAGCTGGCGGGTGCAGGAAACGTCCTGTCCCTGATTGCTGCAAGTCCAGGAAGGCGCTTGGATGCGGTTGAGCGTCACTCCCTCGGGCAAGCTGTCCTCGAGCGTGATGGGACTCCGGGTCGATACGACGCCCTGATTCACAACCAGCACGCGGAATTCTCCGGTTTCTCCTACCCTGAAGGTGCCGGAATGGCTCTTTTCCACCGTCAGGTCGGGTCCGTCCTCGGCCAGTTGAAAGATGCGTCCTGTCAGGTCGACGACGTAGAGTTCGCCGGCTTCGTCTTCGGCGAAAGAAGCCAGCGCGATGTCGTCGCGGTTGAAAAGGGTGGTGCGGGTCCAGGTGCCGTTTTGTAACTCGCGCAAGGCCCAGATCCGGCCCGAGGTGAAGTCGCCGAAGATGTAGCGTCCTCGCAGGAAGGGGAAGCGCTGGCCGCGGTAGACGTAGCCTCCCGTTACGGAACGGCCGTCGTCGCGGGGATAGACGTGAATGGGAGGCGTCAGCCCGCTCATGTCGCAGCCGCTCATGGGCTCGAAGCAGGAGTCGCCCTCGACGATGTCCCATCCGTAATTCTGGCCTCTCTCGATGATGTCGACTTCTTCGAAGCGGTTTTGTCCCACATCGCCCAGGAAGAGGCGTCCGCTTTGACGGTCGAAGGAGAAGCGGAAGGGATTGCGCAGGCCGTAGGCCCAGATTTCTCCTCGTGCGCCGGGGGTGTTGATGAAGGGGTTGTCCGGCGGGATCAGTGAAGGACGGTCTACGTCCAGGCGCAGCATCGACCCCAAGATCTCGCTCAGATCCTGGGCGTTTTCGTCCGGGTCTCCGCCTCCGCCGCCGTCTCCCAGTCCCAGGTATAGCATGCCGTCGGGACCGAAGGCCAAGGTGCCGCCGTTGTGGTTGCGCTGGGGCTGCTCAATCGTCAGCAGCAAAGTCTCGGAGGGCGAGGCCCGGTCAGGACTGTTCGGCGAGCGGCCGTATTCGGCCAATACGGTCCGCTGAGATCCCGTCAAGGGGCTGTAGTAAACGAAAAACCGTCCGTTGTCCCGGTAATCGGGATGAAAGGCCAGACCCAGGAATCCGAATTCGCCATCGGTGCGAACCTGGTCGGAAATATCCAGGAAGGGCTGGCTCAAGACTTGTCCGGCCTTCCAGATACGGATGCGTCCACCCCTTTCCACGATGAAGAGCCGTTCCGATCCGTCGCCGGCGTGGGTCATGAATACAGGTTGATTCAAACCTTGGACGAGAGGGACCAGGTCCTGGGCCTGCAGCGGCAGCGAGAGGATGACGGCCACGGCTAGATAGGAAAAAATACGCATCGATCTCTATTCTTACATGAGTCGCGGCCGTGGCCTTAGGATTTCTTGGTTGTTCCTGGCGATGGACCCGGTCGCGGGCCTCTGCTAAGGTTTTGCAGATGTCCGACAAGCGAGAGGGCCTGCTGGTCTGGATGGACTTGGAGATGACGGGCCTGGATCCCGACAAGGAACGCATCATCGAAATGGTCACGCTGGTGACCGACGCTCAACTGAATATCGTGGCTCGAGGTCCCGAACTGGTGATCCATCAGTCCGACCGGCTGTTGGCGGCCATGGACGATTGGAATCAGAGGCACCACGCCCAATCGGGGTTGATCGAGCGGGTGCGCGCCTCAACCCTCAGCGAAGGGGAGGCCGAACGGCGCACGCTCGACTTCCTGACTCCTCTGTGCCAGCCCCGCAGCGCTCCGCTGGCCGGCAACTCGGTCCATCACGACCGCCGCTTCCTGGCCCGCTACATGCCCCGCCTGGAGCAATTCCTTCACTACCGCAACGTCGATGTCTCCACGGTCAAGGAACTGGCTGCCCGCTGGTACCCCGACATCTTCAGCCAGGCGCCCGAGAAGTCCAAGAACCATCGCGCCTTGGATGATCTTCTCGAATCGATCGAGGAACTCAAGTTTTATCGCCGCAATATTTTTGCCTGACACCGTCGGGTCTCCTGCCTGCCCTTATCAGGCCGCGATGATAATCTAAAAAGGTCGCGAAGAAGCACCCCGGCTTCTTCACGCAGGCACCCATTCACGCAGGATTAAGGGAGTTGGCCGTGCGGCAGTATCTTGACTTCATGCAGCAGGTGCTCGATGAGGGCGTCCGCAAGGACGACCGCACCGGAACCGGTACCCTCAGCATCTTCGGCCACCAGATGCGCTTCGACCTGCAGCAGGGATTTCCCTTGC
The sequence above is drawn from the Acidobacteriota bacterium genome and encodes:
- a CDS encoding glycosyltransferase family 39 protein, producing MVESSSQPQAARTPAFPLLAGRPGLFLLLVGGLLSVHLLWFWLDGSPPIWDMAHHQWRGWTAFDTWFREGLLKGFPAISDYYPPLYYLQEGFLYALLGPVDWIALAANLPALLMTAFFTWRLALRFMPSPAAEAASVLPLLMPLVAWTSRESLLDLPLTGWVLFALYLLVRSNWLQTSGWSLLFGGVAAAGMLTKWSFLFFLAVPVLWALYQSPQRRRSLRNLLDAALIAMPAVFWWYLPNARGLLDRLASTNQAALWELDPTWRQLAGWLYYPRALASYYLYLPLLLALLVGGLLWWRGLRNGSRHWMEAHRRPCGPTVVLFLAVTLAGGGAILSWTAAKDPRYIMPLVPLVALLLVFFWSDRRRAVWVLLAVAGLQFLSVSFSLPGGPYKLALFEFDPPEDYRTLSQEWVLYQSQYFDVAGPPSRQDWGYQALLERLPEGATVGFIPDAPRLHANGLILRAAQQRRGLRVRNLGSSPLSMQQLSRYSHVVGKTGDQGLEPLTPSAAQIYRLLAALGWRAQWRYPLPDGTDLQLWRPPSD
- a CDS encoding glycosyltransferase family 2 protein; the encoded protein is MAKTAAWLREEERLAREFPISVVIPAYGRPRLLARCLKALLGGGLSNAEVIVVDDASPQDLRSRLQDDLPEDAPLRWLRLGRNSGPAQARNRGLEAARHPWIFFLDADVQLLPGALPRIRQSLDLYRHRSEVAGVLGVYHEKLPWDDFWSNYKNLSVCFLYAVTDTLSPYLHTPLFTVRRRVLVEAGGFDARFATAEDFRLGVLLGSRGQRFVIDRNLKGVHLKRYDLGAILAEDRRRLNDLRQLDLPPQSRLFALRAHRLSRLLSALLPAPSLLALPAALWWPPLLAVSALMLVLFGLANLRFFNYMRRQRGWGFALRSLGFLFLEMLWAQWCILPGLLGKILRKLSRLATGRPLSKQARSR
- a CDS encoding zf-HC2 domain-containing protein yields the protein MPEVEGPEALDESSEDGRSLDEFLQRIQESCARSQPPSLPSHDCPSAERLWEGAAGQLSPSRTSKLVDHLAECPQCRLEYGLALQMQAGLQQSLPSQVRSSLLRRPWMGIAAGLLAGALGLTLWQGLWTEGQTPALRGRGQPAIEFSVQEEAALPADDFTLRWQVAVEEARYDVSVRLGQGDFRVLSQAQDISRPFHTVPESQLRGLPEGSAIDWLIRVRLPGGETQSHLHRTRLGR
- a CDS encoding sigma-70 family RNA polymerase sigma factor, which translates into the protein MTNSGRRIPREHEEEEYAELRESLRRAVLRVCPTWLLDKSDDIIQAALMRVMDIQRRSEGQREFRPAYLSKVAHSAMVDKIRKLRRRQEVPLENEEGTAMPLPAAVISPEQSTRSVEISRGLQECLKTLIRPRRRAVVMRLLGHTVPEAAERLGWEVKRTENLVYRGLENLRECLKSKGLKP
- a CDS encoding PQQ-dependent sugar dehydrogenase — protein: MRIFSYLAVAVILSLPLQAQDLVPLVQGLNQPVFMTHAGDGSERLFIVERGGRIRIWKAGQVLSQPFLDISDQVRTDGEFGFLGLAFHPDYRDNGRFFVYYSPLTGSQRTVLAEYGRSPNSPDRASPSETLLLTIEQPQRNHNGGTLAFGPDGMLYLGLGDGGGGGDPDENAQDLSEILGSMLRLDVDRPSLIPPDNPFINTPGARGEIWAYGLRNPFRFSFDRQSGRLFLGDVGQNRFEEVDIIERGQNYGWDIVEGDSCFEPMSGCDMSGLTPPIHVYPRDDGRSVTGGYVYRGQRFPFLRGRYIFGDFTSGRIWALRELQNGTWTRTTLFNRDDIALASFAEDEAGELYVVDLTGRIFQLAEDGPDLTVEKSHSGTFRVGETGEFRVLVVNQGVVSTRSPITLEDSLPEGVTLNRIQAPSWTCSNQGQDVSCTRQLALGPGETSLVRIFVDVQLSAIPRVINRASVDTDDDVNPANNSDSDTASVLGQVDLSLAGEADLPFLPGIEAAYLLVVRNHGQAATLQPVALTAEFTEGVTPLAADGVNWACQLSASSAQCSLGPPLIPDAERTLKLSVMLEPEVLSPVEASFLLDSPEDDNPDNDSLTLQTPVQEPVNLSVQARLEHPLRPGQQTQLAIRLSGQTARDVVALVTAELPPGLEFVSTQSGGWSCTPNNPVLCQSSQSIDAPDPQEPERLDLTLQVSPQASGLLLNRVLLEADFDAFLPDNESLQAVAVAQPDDGDGDGVPDSQEDAAWPQGDGNGDAVADRLQSRVASLRTAEDIPVTLVTQGAALALVAAQDDSQLDLRQLNGVDSPMGSFDFSLVDLDPPASVGGAGQSGVFVISDRNLGNQAFLFSQDGGPRTQLPFPRPAGQEGAEIGTHSIFLALIDGGTFDADSRQNGVITVQDLASGRADDAPRIRFFPQVGDGTPHPIRFQTEINLLNTGGQQTARLDLRQASSEAMPLLLQEIGRESQLDIALAEGGTFTVQSDGSGDARDSSLQTGYARLVALPSVETVLVFRRSDARQEVILYEAGIPATRSLQEATLFVDSLGGRQTGVAILNPPEVIASQGDSFSTPQVPSLAAEVSLELRGLDFQLLAQTTLALADGEQRAAFLEELFDQSTPSPAENLQGLLLIRSDRPVAVLGLRQNDRPGVEFPDDVATLAPLPVAESVFQPADQPSPAPSSDK
- the orn gene encoding oligoribonuclease, with the translated sequence MSDKREGLLVWMDLEMTGLDPDKERIIEMVTLVTDAQLNIVARGPELVIHQSDRLLAAMDDWNQRHHAQSGLIERVRASTLSEGEAERRTLDFLTPLCQPRSAPLAGNSVHHDRRFLARYMPRLEQFLHYRNVDVSTVKELAARWYPDIFSQAPEKSKNHRALDDLLESIEELKFYRRNIFA